A region from the Triplophysa rosa linkage group LG4, Trosa_1v2, whole genome shotgun sequence genome encodes:
- the aplf gene encoding aprataxin and PNK-like factor, whose product MPGFELEQVDGGPPIDLPYGETVLGRGPFLGVSDMRVSRNHGVLENQKGDLRLKPTHLNPCFIQTSIVATPQPLEKDVWHYLREGDIFSLMPGRYIYRVHVKQDDRTPRNSRGFEEEMDMKECLPRPAEPCEDSATLEGENDVPVTQNSTLTGSEKQGGSAPPVSSLNESPAMCQKSEPSLPQKKRVLPDWMIACGSATQSPSAAKGESKAVRGTLKQSKRPAARKLAPEPKRARTAQVSSEEEGKPRRKAKRLKSDSEDELGDATALKSTRVGSVKDGPSNESDSTGLMERDNGKKGGGIRGASAQSEDSQTQAKDSSNLQVDQGPSQNTQQTSKITESKSKTSTSKVKKQSRTPCPYGSFCYRKNPVHFQECNHPGDSDYEEEKTEDGDDERPKCPYGTHCYRKNPLHKKEYKHTKSPPKSSADDEDEDQYQNSFINDESEEEEVGDDSDYVPETDDSRKEDIKCLQKEAQAFLRRKK is encoded by the exons GTGAGTGATATGAGGGTATCGAGAAACCACGGCGTACTGGAGAACCAGAAGGGTGACCTACGCCTGAAGCCT ACACACCTGAACCCGTGTTTTATTCAGACGAGCATTGTGGCCACCCCTCAACCGCTGGAGAAGGATGTCTGGCACTATCTCCGGGAAGGTGACATCTTCTCTCTCATGCCTGGAAGGTACATTTACAGAGTGCACGTCAAGCAGGACGACAGAACCCCCAG AAACAGTCGGGGGTTTGAGGAGGAGATGGATATGAAGGAGTGTTTGCCCAGACCAGCAGAGCCCTGTGAAGACTCCGCCACACTTGAGGGCGAGAACGACGTACCCGTGACCCAGAACTCCACGCTCACAGGAAGTGAAAAACAGGGTGGTTCTGCACCCCCTGTGAGCTCTCTCAATGAG TCACCCGCAATGTGTCAAAAAAGCGAGCCTTCTCTGCCGCAAAAGAAGCGCGTCTTGCCAGACTGGATGATTGCTTGTGGTTCAGCTACCCAAAGTCCGTCAGCTGCCAAAG GTGAGAGCAAAGCCGTCAGAGGAACCCTAAAACAGTCCAAACGCCCAGCTGCACGTAAACTTGCGCCCGAACCCAAACGTGCTCGTACAGCACAGGTGTCGTCTGAGGAAGAGGGGAAACCTAGGAGGAAGGCAAAGAGGTTAAAAAGTGATTCTGAAGATGAGCTG GGTGATGCAACAGCACTCAAGAGCACTAGAGTCGGATCAGTCAAGGACGGGCCGAGCAACGAGTCGGACAGCACCGGATTGATGGAGCGTGATAATGGGAAAAAGGGAGGAGGCATCAGGGGAGCAAGTGCTCAATCTGAAGATTCGCAAACACAAGCAAAAGATTCCAGTAACCTTCAGGTCGATCAGGGACCCTCACAGAACACACAGCAAACGTCAAAGATCACAGAGTCTAAAAGCAAAACAAGCACCAGTAAGGTGAAAAAACAGAGCCGGACGCCATGTCCTTACGGCAGCTTCTGTTACAG GAAAAATCCTGTACATTTTCAGGAATGCAATCACCCTGGAGACAGTGACTATGAGGAAGAGAAGACAGAAGATGGTGATGATGAGAGGCCCAAGTGCCCATATGGAACCCACTGCTACAG GAAGAATCCACTTCACAAGAAGGAGTACAAACACACTAAATCTCCAC CCAAGAGTTCTGCTGACGATGAGGATGAAGATCAGTACCAAAACAGTTTTATTAATGATGAAAGCGAGGAAGAAGAGGTGGGCGATGACTCGGACTACGTGCCAGAGACAGACGACAGTAGAAAAGAGGACATTAAATGCCTGCAAAAAGAGGCACAAGCCTTTCTCCGGAGGAAGAAATGA
- the snrpb2 gene encoding U2 small nuclear ribonucleoprotein B'': protein MDIRPNHTIYVNNVNDKIKKEELKRALYALFSQFGQILDIVALKTVRMRGQAFVIFKELSAATNALRQLQGFPFYNKPMRIQYAKTDSDVIAKMRGTYGDKEKKKDKKKKAQEQAANANKKPAGAISTQPPPPATVQVPDNPPNYILFLNNLPEETNEMMLSMLFNQFPGFKEVRLVPGKHDISFVEFESETQAGVAKDALQGFRITATCAMKITYAKK, encoded by the exons ATGGATATACGACCGAATCACACCATCTATGTCAACAATGTCAACGATAAAATTAAGAAAGAAG AGTTGAAGAGAGCGCTCTACGCATTATTCTCACAGTTTGGTCAGATTCTGGATATTGTTGCTCTGAAGACCGTGAGGATGAGGGGCCAGGCGTTTGTTATATTCAAAGAGCTTTCTGCAGCCACAAACGCCCTCAGACAACTTCAAGGATTTCCTTTCTACAATAAGCCCATG CGAATCCAGTATGCAAAAACGGACTCGGATGTCATTGCAAAGATGAGAGGCACGTATGGAgataaagaaaagaagaaagacaaaaagaagAAAGCTCAGGAGCAGGCGGCCAATGCAAACAAAAAACCAGCG GGAGCTATAAGCACACAACCCCCTCCACCTGCCACAGTCCAG GTCCCTGACAATCCACCAAATTATATTCTGTTCTTGAATAATCTTCCAGAAGAGACAAATGAGATGATGCTCTCTATGTTATTCAACCA GTTTCCTGGGTTTAAAGAGGTGCGTCTGGTCCCAGGAAAGCATGATATTTCGTTTGTGGAGTTTGAAAGCGAGACTCAAGCTGGAGTCGCCAAAGATGCGCTACAGGGTTTCAGAATAACAGCCACGTGTGCTATGAAGATCACATATGCCAAAAAGTGA
- the prokr1a gene encoding prokineticin receptor 1a, with translation MGDDNISTSTWTPGHISDNPLDVIPNYDTPLDYEIPVEEIPDTTQGQAFFVATIVIAVVLVCIMLVCGVGNCLFIATLARYKKLRNLTNLLIANLAISDFLVATVCCPFLVDYYVVKRLSWNHGIVLCVSINYLRTVSLYVSTNALLAIAVDRYMAIVHPLKPRMKFQTAYWLIFGVWIIPILISVPSAYFATEREYPHGAQTHDKKIFCAQIWSADQQFIYRSYFLFVFIVEFLGPVVTMAICYARISKELWFKNVPGFPTEQLRRRLRRRRRTVVALIAVLVAYVLCWAPYYSFTLLRDFYPALITRGRNSLVVFYIIECIAMSNGVINTLCFVCVRNKTPKCFMAVKLANWRSLTRVIVGKMTEDDIRTSSLRVTEEMECTRIK, from the exons ATGGGAGACGACAACATTAGCACCTCAACATGGACTCCAGGGCATATATCGGATAACCCGCTTGATGTTATACCGAATTACGATACTCCTCTGGATTACGAGATTCCAGTAGAGGAGATCCCCGACACGACTCAGGGACAAGCATTTTTCGTGGCAACGATTGTCATCGCTGTGGTCCTGGTTTGCATCATGCTGGTGTGTGGCGTTGGGAATTGCCTCTTTATCGCCACATTGGCACGATACAAAAAACTCAGAAATCTGACCAATTTGCTCATCGCCAATTTGGCAATATCAGACTTCCTGGTGGCGACTGTGTGCTGTCCGTTTTTGGTGGATTATTACGTGGTGAAACGGCTGTCGTGGAATCATGGGATTGTGCTCTGTGTCTCAATTAACTACCTGAGGACCGTGTCTCTGTATGTGTCCACCAATGCCCTGCTAGCCATTGCTGTGGACAG ATACATGGCTATCGTTCATCCCCTGAAGCCCCGAATGAAGTTTCAAACGGCCTACTGGCTAATCTTTGGGGTTTGGATAATCCCCATCCTCATCTCCGTACCCTCAGCGTACTTTGCTACGGAACGCGAGTACCCGCACGGCGCGCAAACCCATGACAAAAAGATCTTCTGCGCGCAGATCTGGTCCGCAGACCAACAATTTATTTATCGTTCCTACTTCCTGTTTGTATTCATTGTGGAGTTTTTGGGACCCGTGGTCACCATGGCGATCTGTTACGCACGCATATCCAAGGAGCTGTGGTTTAAGAACGTCCCAGGGTTTCCGACGGAACAGCTGCGCAGGCGGCTGCGTCGCCGTCGCAGAACGGTCGTTGCACTGATCGCCGTGTTGGTGGCGTACGTTTTGTGCTGGGCACCGTATTATAGTTTCACCCTCCTTCGGGATTTCTACCCTGCGCTGATTACTCGTGGCCGTAACTCGCTGGTGGTTTTCTACATCATTGAGTGTATTGCTATGAGCAATGGGGTCATCAACACTCTTTGCTTCGTGTGCGTCAGGAACAAAACCCCAAAATGCTTTATGGCCGTGAAACTAGCTAACTGGCGCTCGCTCACCAGGGTGATTGTTGGTAAAATGACAGAGGACGACATCAGGACTTCATCATTGCGAGTGACAGAGGAAATGGAGTGTACACGAATCAAGTAA